The Variovorax sp. J2L1-78 genome segment CCTATTCCGCACCGATCGCCGTCGACGATCCAGTCTTCACTTCTCAGGTGTATGCCTCGGATGAACGCCCGCTGCATCAGGTCAAGGTCTCCACTCCGAAGCTTTCAGGTTATGCAGGGAAGGCGCTGACGGAGAACATCTGGGATGCCCTTTTCGCCAAGACGGTCCGCTTCTTCGATGACAACCGGACAAACGGCTCGATCCATGCGAATCAGACCATCGAGGACATGAAGCTCATCGATACGACCAAGGAGTTCGTGCCCGGCTCGCCACGGCGTTGGCTTACCTATTTGCCCTCGAACTATGTCGCGCTGACCGCCGGCGGCCAAAAGATCCCGCTCGTGATCAGTCATCACGGGCGTAACGGATCCGGGCGCTGGCAAGCCATCACCTCGCAGTGGCACGAGGTCGGAGAAAAGTACGGTTTCATCGTGGTCTATCCGCAAGGAAATGGCGCGACCTGGAACACCGGCATCGCGCCGACCAACGTGGATGTGGCTTTCGAACTCTCGCTGATCGACGAGTTGAAAACGAAGTACGCGGTGGACCCGACACGCGTGTTCCTGAACGGGGCGTCCATGGGCTCCGCGTTCACGAACCGCATGGCCGTGCAATACCCCCTTCTGTTCGCCGCCATCGCACCCTGCTATTCGGGGCACCTGAGCCCGGCAAACTATGCCGATCCGATCGTTCGAACCGACGTTCCCATGCCCACCTGGCAGTGCAGGGGCCAGGACGAAGTGCCTTCGGACTTTCCGGGTGGCACGGCGGGGGAAGCGGCTGCGCAATTGTTCTGGCGTGAGACGGTCAACAAGAACAGCGGGGTCCCTACGCTGCAAGTCGATGGACGACGCGTGACCGAGATCTGGAACAACGGTGTCGCCGAATACCGTTGGCAGCTCACGCAGTACCAGCCGCATTTCTGGAATGAAGGGCAAGCCGCGAAGATTTGGGAAGAGATGTTCTCCAAATACTCGCGCGCAGCCAACGGCCAGCTCGTGCGTCTACCGTGATACCGGAGCCCGGACACCGTCGTCCGGGCTCGTTGCGAGCTTGAGCATTTCCCGGCGCAGGCCTGTTTCGACGCATGAAATAGCATGTCGCTTGGACTGAGGCATGCCCAACTCGGCGAGCGAGCGCCTGAGCGCTTCGTGAGGCCGCGCTGACAGACATGCGCGGCTCCTGTTGAGGCCAGCGCGGGGGCACTCAGGTGCGACGTCGCTCGGTTTGCTTGTCCAGCCATGCAGGGGGCGACATGACAGAAGGGGTCATGGCAGCACCGGCGAGAACGCACTTTGGGTAAGCCTCGGCCAGGGCACGAGCGCGCTCTCGACGTATCGATGAGGCGATCGCCCGAGGGACTCGCAGGGCGGTTTTATTCTATTCAAGCGGGTGGTGAAGATCTCTGTCG includes the following:
- a CDS encoding PHB depolymerase family esterase, encoding MRKIQLAAIGFACAILAGCGGGGSDNPSGGANPPAPGSPGGSEQAAAPPPITCAASSASLTKGTITVNGTAREYFESAPASILALREKDARGIAVVVNFHDANQTGQSGAASTCWNEVGEAKGFVTVFPSALGGTWNSKGDASAADEVAFLKALLPVIKTKYALASNAIVYYTGVGQGGRMAQSMAMQAPQFLAAVASIDGTAEPEIFSLGSAKLPSTTMSSWIIKTKAQSNASEATQIAYWNKQNSAYSAPIAVDDPVFTSQVYASDERPLHQVKVSTPKLSGYAGKALTENIWDALFAKTVRFFDDNRTNGSIHANQTIEDMKLIDTTKEFVPGSPRRWLTYLPSNYVALTAGGQKIPLVISHHGRNGSGRWQAITSQWHEVGEKYGFIVVYPQGNGATWNTGIAPTNVDVAFELSLIDELKTKYAVDPTRVFLNGASMGSAFTNRMAVQYPLLFAAIAPCYSGHLSPANYADPIVRTDVPMPTWQCRGQDEVPSDFPGGTAGEAAAQLFWRETVNKNSGVPTLQVDGRRVTEIWNNGVAEYRWQLTQYQPHFWNEGQAAKIWEEMFSKYSRAANGQLVRLP